The DNA sequence ATGACGGGCATCTTGGCGGACCATTTGATGCCATTTTGGATGGTGTCCACATTCATCGGGGTTCCAGCTAGGTAGGCATTATTCATCCAGCCTGTGCGATTGGTTTGGGGACTGCCCACCGAGTTGAGGTGGTGGTGTCCGAGGAATTTCACATCGGGATGGTCCATCATGCGCATGAGGTAATTGGCGGCATACACTCCGGAGAAGTAGGTCTTGGAAACCGTGGGATTGAACATCCCCCATTCGGTGAGATTCACGGGCATGGGCGAGTTCCAGCCGGCGCTTTGCTGGTCGTTGATGACATTGCTCGACAGATATGCCATCGCACCATAAGTCCGTGTCATCGCTCTGGGGAAGTCATCATTCTGGCCATACACTGCGTAGGAGTGCTTTCCGAAAATACCCCAATAAGGATTGGCAAATGCGCTGATGCCACTACTTCCTCCTGCAAAGCTTCCCATAGCGTCCCAGCTGTAGTTCATCGAAATCGGCGCATTGGGGTAATGGGCACGAATGCTATCGACCATCACTTCCATGCGGGTCGCATAGTCCAACCCATTTTGGAAGAAATAATGACCACGTCCCGGGTGGAAAAAATAAGGCTCATTGCACATCTGGAAGTCTTCCACGATGATATGGTTGTCGTAGCAGAATTTCGCCAAGGCCGCCGCGCCTTCTGGCGTATCGTTGAATGCGTTGAAGGTAATGATCAGCTTGGCTTGATTCTCTCCGAGCAGCTGGTATAGATCTGACAAGCGGTAGGCTCCCTTCACATCTGAATAGCGGTACTGCTTGAAGAATCCTGACTCTGGGTTGTTGGGCTCTCCCTCCTTCATCATCTGGTCTGCCCACTCGATCTCATTGTATCCAGTCCGCGCATTGTAGATGTCCCCCGTCGTTCCGCTAAAATATCTCAGCCAGCCAATCTCCAACGAATCTGCGATCGCACGGAAATCTGGGTGGGTGTAGGTGTAGTTGTTGTCGATGATCCGCAGATTGTAGCCTGCTACTCCCTCTACCAATTCATGGCCTGAGGTGGTGTCGATATTGAAGGTCAAGGACACCTGGATCTGGCTCGCCAAAAAGTCATCTATCGCGCCTTGGAGAAATAGCACTGCCTGATCGATCGCAGCCTGATCAGATGTGGGATCATTCAAAACTCCTTGTGCGGCAATCACAGAATCTGCCAAATCATCGTACGCCTGCTGAGGTACATTGCCCGGATCAGTACCGACGCTAGCATCGCCGAGTAGATCTTGGGCCTCCATGATCAGGTCGTTCAAATCGGAACGGTCGATATCACTCAACACAAAATCGTCCACATAGAAATTCTGGAGGGTAGTGTCGCCGTTGGCATTGTACATGTATTCCAGATAGAACTGGATTTCAGAAATCTCCGTCGTGGTGTTCAGGAACGGTACCTGAGCAGCTGCGGGAAGCTGGTTTCCGTCAATGGCCAAACTCCAAACCTGCTGGGCAACGTCAAGCTCAATATCGAGCAGATAATCTTGGTTTTTGACAAAACCGGTATTGGCAGGGATCAATGTCTGCGTCGCCATATCGTCCACCATGAGGAAGGCATTGCCATTGCCATTGTCGACGATGATCTGGGCGATGGTGTCTTGCTGGGCATTGCGGAAGGTCACATAGGCCGTGCACCAGTTACGCTCCGCATTGACGGTAAAACTCACAAATGCATGGGAGGAAATGCCGGGGAATGTCCGCTGGACCGCTGGATCTGAAAGCGGTTCATTGTAGTCCAGGACCAATTTGCCTTGGTCGGTGTAGACTCGGCCGGAGGAGTTGTACTCCACCCAAGCTGGATCTAATGGGCCGGAGAAATCATCTTGGATCAATCCTACTTGCGCCCATAGTCCCAAGGGAGCAAGCAGTAGCCAAACGAGTATCGAATGTTTCATTTCGTAAGTGATGAGGTAGTCTCAGGATTGAGTAGCATTCAAAAAACTGTCTCTCAGGCGCGTAAACAAGCATTGACACGGAATGAGACATGGAATGAGACAGGGCGATCCCTCAGAAGAACCTTGGAGAAATGAGCCATACGATTGGGCA is a window from the Pontibacter sp. G13 genome containing:
- a CDS encoding fibronectin type III domain-containing protein encodes the protein MKHSILVWLLLAPLGLWAQVGLIQDDFSGPLDPAWVEYNSSGRVYTDQGKLVLDYNEPLSDPAVQRTFPGISSHAFVSFTVNAERNWCTAYVTFRNAQQDTIAQIIVDNGNGNAFLMVDDMATQTLIPANTGFVKNQDYLLDIELDVAQQVWSLAIDGNQLPAAAQVPFLNTTTEISEIQFYLEYMYNANGDTTLQNFYVDDFVLSDIDRSDLNDLIMEAQDLLGDASVGTDPGNVPQQAYDDLADSVIAAQGVLNDPTSDQAAIDQAVLFLQGAIDDFLASQIQVSLTFNIDTTSGHELVEGVAGYNLRIIDNNYTYTHPDFRAIADSLEIGWLRYFSGTTGDIYNARTGYNEIEWADQMMKEGEPNNPESGFFKQYRYSDVKGAYRLSDLYQLLGENQAKLIITFNAFNDTPEGAAALAKFCYDNHIIVEDFQMCNEPYFFHPGRGHYFFQNGLDYATRMEVMVDSIRAHYPNAPISMNYSWDAMGSFAGGSSGISAFANPYWGIFGKHSYAVYGQNDDFPRAMTRTYGAMAYLSSNVINDQQSAGWNSPMPVNLTEWGMFNPTVSKTYFSGVYAANYLMRMMDHPDVKFLGHHHLNSVGSPQTNRTGWMNNAYLAGTPMNVDTIQNGIKWSAKMPVMKMFYQAINRSTWTYGSTISGTQWMLDANNQNTSATEVEAFYAQALKGNYGYDYALMANASDKPHEISLQVNGVPLLDTLWVEMVVPEAGIESESLVQVIRFVETSGTLSVPPYAVLKVSRKKPQQAPQAPRVYKAEIAANGVELSWWKRANADGYRIHYGASSGTLDSFEEVLGADNTTHLLTSMVPGQTYFIEVEAFNTEGISARSNTISLTMSVPDAPVLAHLHPRNDRLSAEWWSVPGAQNYTLKWGTAAGTYPNSLDAGNITGARFKGLVDGQTYYCVVTASNGLGESAPSEEMAVTYHRDLPYSPVLVNASEQAVTGTVVVNWTESDSAYGGTHTLYRSTQPYGPWEEVASGITGTSYQDNGQMGTGRHYFALKTVNASGESYYFSQAAMVNKNFTTDIEEYLTEQGFGAHPLDPDLEGKFIRYEIELLDLAGRTLLKSANQDQFKAWLDAQSVGLYVWRISGETLDGTPVQLAGKIRS